Within Candidatus Polarisedimenticolia bacterium, the genomic segment GCTGATGATCCGCGTCATGGACTACAACGACATCTACTGGATGCAGGACCCGTCGCACCCCTCCGACATCATCCCCGCCGCCATGGCCTGCGGCGAGCGCGTCAAAGGCGACGGCCAGAGCCTGATCGTCGGGATCGTCCTCGGGCACGAGTTCGAGCAGCGGCTGTGCGAGGCCGCCTTCCCGGGAATCCGCGAGCGTGGCTGGCACCACGCGACCCTGACCGCCTTCGCGTCCCCCATCGTCGCCGGGCGCATGCTCGGCCTCGGCTGGGAGAAGATCCAGCACGCCATCGGCATCTCCGGCTGCCGCCACTTCACGCTCGGCGGCGCGGTGGCCGGCAAGCTCACGATGATGAAGAACACCGTCGATCCGATGGCCACGCAAAGCGGCGTGATCGGCGCGCTTCTCGCCGAAAAGGGATACACCGGACCGGAGCACGTGATCGACGGCAAGGAGGGGATGGTCCACTGCCTCGGGCCGGAATGGAAGCTCGACATCCTCACCCAGGGCCTCGGCGAGTCGTGGCGCATCGAGAAGTGCGGGATGAAGGCCTACCCGACCGAGGCGCTGACGCACACGCCGATCTCGGCGGTCCTCGATCTCGTCAAGCAGCACGACCTGAAACCCGACCAGATCGCCAAGGTCCACGTCCGCTCGCTGGCGCGGGCCGCCGACATCCTGTCCGACCCTTCCAAGTACGATCCGCGCACCAAGGAGACGGCGGACCACAGCCTGCCGTACGTCCTCGCCGCGGCGGTGGTCGACCGCCAGGTGACGCCGGCTCAGTTCACCGACCGGAAGATCATGGATCCCCTCATCCGGGAGCAGCTCCCGAAGGTCGAGGTGGTCGCCGACCCCGAGATCGAGAAGCTCTTCCCGAAGCTCCAGCGCGTCATCGTCGCGATCCGGACGACCGACGGCAAGGAGCACACGAAGCAGGTCGATTACCCGAAAGGCGATCCGAGGAATCCCCTGACCGACGACGAGATCGAGCAGAAATTCGACGCCCTCGCCGAACCGGTCCTCACGGCGGCCTCCGCCCGGAAGCTCAAGGAGGCGGTCTGGGATCTGGACGCGCTCGGCTCGATCTCCGACTTGATGGCGATGCTGAAGTCGGATCGCTGACCGGCGACGGCGAGAGGTAGAATCGCGGAAGTTGAAACCGATACGATCGAGCGCTTAGACTCCAAGGGCCAGCCGGCTCCGAAGCGGAGCCGAGCCGATGGAGGGACACCGTGGGCCAGACCATCGTCGAGAAGATCGCCAAGAGCCATATGACCGAAGGGCCGAAAGGCCGGCCCCTGCGAACCGGGGACATCCTCTCGATCCGCCCCCATCACGTGATGACGCACGACAACACCTCCGCCGTCATGAAGAAGTTCCAGAGCATCGGCGCGGGGAAGATCGTCGACCCGAAGCTCCCTGTCTTCGTCCTGGACCACGACATCCAGAACAAGTCGGAGGAGAACCAGAAGAAGTACGCCGCCATCGAGGCCTTCGCGCGCGCCCAAGGCGTCGACTTCTACCCGGCCGGATCGGGGATCGGCCATCAGGTGATGTGCGAGCAGCTCTACGTCGTCCCCGGCTCGTTCGTCGTCGCGTCCGATTCCCACTCCAACATGTACGGCGCGCTCGGCGCGGTCGGCACCCCCATCGTCCGGACCGACGCCGCCGCCGTCTGGGCCACCGGGGAGTTCTGGTGGCAGGTGCCGCGGACGGTCCAGGTCGTCCTGACGGGGAAGCTCCCGGAAGGGGCGACGGGGAAGGACGTCATCATCGCGCTGTGCGGCCTGTACAACCAAGAGGAAGTCCTCAACGCCGCGGTGGAATTCACCGGCTCCGGTGTCGCCGGCCTGTCGATGGACGCCCGGATGACGATCTCCAACATGACGACGGAGTGGGGCGCCCTGGTCGGATGGTTTCCCGCCGACGACGTGACCCTGAAGTGGATCCGAACGCGGCGGGACCTGCTCGCCTCGCGCGGCATCCACCGCGTGAAGGACGAGGAGCTGGCAGATTGGTCCGCCCACCCGCCGATGCCCGATCGCGACGCCGCCTACGCCGCGCGGATCACCCTCGACCTCTCGAAGGTCGTGCCGCACGTCTCCGGCCCCGACACCGTCCAGATCATGACCCCGCTCTGGGAGATCGAGGTGAAGAAGGTGGCGGTCCAGAAGGCCTACCTGATCTCCTGCGTCAACTCGCGCTTCGAAGACCTCAAGTCGGCGGCGCGCGTCCTGAAAGGGAAGAAGGTCGCCCCCACCGTCGGCTTCTACGTCGCCGCCGCGAGCCAAGAGGTCCAGGAGGACGCCGAGAAAGCGGGCGTCTGGCAGGACCTCGTCGACGCCGGCGCGAAAGTCCTGCCCCCCGGCTGCGGCCCTTGCATCGGCCTCGGCACCGGGCTGCTCGAAAAGGGCGAAGTCGGGATCTCGGCGACGAACCGGAACTTCAAAGGCCGGATGGGCTCGCGCGACGCGCAGTGCTACCTCGCCAGCCCCGAGGTTGTCGCCGCCTCCGCCGTCGCCGGCTACATCTGCGGCCCGACCCCCGGCAAGCACGAGCGCCTCGCGCCGCAGATCGAGACCCTGGCCGCGCCGCCGCCCCCGGCGGAGCAAGTCGAGATCAAGAGCGGTTTCCCGGAAAAGGTGATGGGCCGTCT encodes:
- the lysF gene encoding homoaconitase, translating into MGQTIVEKIAKSHMTEGPKGRPLRTGDILSIRPHHVMTHDNTSAVMKKFQSIGAGKIVDPKLPVFVLDHDIQNKSEENQKKYAAIEAFARAQGVDFYPAGSGIGHQVMCEQLYVVPGSFVVASDSHSNMYGALGAVGTPIVRTDAAAVWATGEFWWQVPRTVQVVLTGKLPEGATGKDVIIALCGLYNQEEVLNAAVEFTGSGVAGLSMDARMTISNMTTEWGALVGWFPADDVTLKWIRTRRDLLASRGIHRVKDEELADWSAHPPMPDRDAAYAARITLDLSKVVPHVSGPDTVQIMTPLWEIEVKKVAVQKAYLISCVNSRFEDLKSAARVLKGKKVAPTVGFYVAAASQEVQEDAEKAGVWQDLVDAGAKVLPPGCGPCIGLGTGLLEKGEVGISATNRNFKGRMGSRDAQCYLASPEVVAASAVAGYICGPTPGKHERLAPQIETLAAPPPPAEQVEIKSGFPEKVMGRLVFVPPDNLNTDGIYGKDYTYREDMTPEQMAAVVMENYDPKFSALTRHGDLLVGGFNFGTGSSREQAVTALQAKGIPLAVAGSFSQTYLRNAFNNGFLCVELPELVTRLRALFKDEIASGARTVIPGDEVEVDFAGALLKYRGETFRFPPLGSVPQSLYVAGGAEKLVRNKLGLD
- a CDS encoding MmgE/PrpD family protein codes for the protein MATSGSAPAKKYVSEAMAKWAAELTYEKISADAVHQVKRFLLDSLGCALGGYLQHDVKIFLEVFGAAAGPGPATVIGTGKKVDPISASLLNALMIRVMDYNDIYWMQDPSHPSDIIPAAMACGERVKGDGQSLIVGIVLGHEFEQRLCEAAFPGIRERGWHHATLTAFASPIVAGRMLGLGWEKIQHAIGISGCRHFTLGGAVAGKLTMMKNTVDPMATQSGVIGALLAEKGYTGPEHVIDGKEGMVHCLGPEWKLDILTQGLGESWRIEKCGMKAYPTEALTHTPISAVLDLVKQHDLKPDQIAKVHVRSLARAADILSDPSKYDPRTKETADHSLPYVLAAAVVDRQVTPAQFTDRKIMDPLIREQLPKVEVVADPEIEKLFPKLQRVIVAIRTTDGKEHTKQVDYPKGDPRNPLTDDEIEQKFDALAEPVLTAASARKLKEAVWDLDALGSISDLMAMLKSDR